The Thioalkalivibrio thiocyanodenitrificans ARhD 1 genome window below encodes:
- a CDS encoding riboflavin synthase: MFTGIIQAVGEIAAIEPRGGDSRLQVRTGKLDLSDVRPGDSIAVNGVCLTAVELPGDGFAADVSGETLSLTTLGALNTGDPVNLEEALTPTTRLGGHLVSGHVDGVGEVLAMRDDGRSVRYDMRAPEGLARYIASKGSICVDGVSLTVNSVDGAVFSVNIVPHTRQETTFSTYRAGTGINLEVDLIARYLERLLLGEEAAQPGSRLTEAFLAEHGFLGRHK; the protein is encoded by the coding sequence ATGTTCACAGGCATCATCCAGGCGGTCGGCGAGATCGCCGCCATCGAGCCCAGGGGAGGAGACTCCCGCCTGCAGGTGCGTACGGGCAAGCTGGATCTGTCCGACGTGCGTCCCGGAGACAGCATCGCCGTCAACGGCGTGTGCCTCACGGCGGTGGAGCTGCCCGGTGACGGATTTGCGGCGGACGTGTCGGGTGAGACGCTCTCGCTCACCACGCTCGGTGCCTTGAATACTGGTGACCCGGTGAACCTGGAAGAGGCCCTGACGCCCACCACGCGCCTGGGCGGACACCTGGTCAGTGGCCATGTGGACGGGGTGGGAGAGGTGCTGGCAATGCGCGACGACGGACGCTCGGTGCGCTACGATATGCGCGCCCCGGAGGGGCTTGCGCGCTACATTGCATCCAAGGGTTCCATTTGCGTGGACGGCGTGAGCCTCACGGTGAACAGCGTCGACGGCGCAGTGTTCTCGGTGAACATCGTGCCCCACACCCGGCAGGAGACCACCTTCAGCACCTACCGGGCGGGCACCGGGATCAATCTCGAGGTGGACCTGATCGCCCGCTACCTGGAACGGCTCCTGCTCGGCGAAGAAGCGGCCCAACCCGGCTCGCGCCTGACGGAGGCCTTCCTGGCGGAACACGGGTTCCTCGGCAGGCACAAGTGA
- the ribD gene encoding bifunctional diaminohydroxyphosphoribosylaminopyrimidine deaminase/5-amino-6-(5-phosphoribosylamino)uracil reductase RibD has translation MARALQLAHRGLYTTDPNPRVGCVIVRDGRVAGEGFHVRAGEPHAEILALRSAGDAVRGATVYVTLEPCAHHGRTPPCADALIAAGVGRVVAAMTDPNPRVAGQGLARVAGAGIETSAGLLEREARALNPGFVSRMERGRPFVRIKLAMSLDGRTAMASGESRWITGEAARHDVQRWRARAGAVLTGIGTVRADDPGLDVRVPAQALGIGGEVRQPLRVVLDSRLECPPDARLFSAGGPVLVLTGETDAARYLPLQARGAEVLPVTLAGRGVDLSGVMTLLARREVNELHVEAGPRLCGALMEAGLVDELVIYMAPHLMGSTARSLVELGVETMDERIALEIGDIRAVGEDWRITARPMRTS, from the coding sequence ATGGCCCGGGCGCTGCAGTTGGCGCACCGGGGTCTGTACACCACGGATCCGAATCCGCGGGTCGGCTGCGTCATCGTTCGCGACGGCCGGGTGGCGGGCGAGGGTTTTCACGTGCGTGCCGGTGAGCCCCATGCAGAGATCCTGGCGCTGCGCTCGGCCGGAGACGCGGTGCGGGGGGCGACGGTCTACGTGACCCTGGAACCCTGCGCCCATCATGGCCGTACGCCCCCTTGCGCCGACGCCCTGATCGCGGCCGGGGTGGGCCGCGTGGTCGCCGCCATGACCGACCCCAACCCCCGTGTGGCGGGGCAGGGCCTCGCGCGGGTGGCCGGGGCGGGTATTGAGACGTCGGCCGGTTTGCTGGAACGGGAGGCGCGAGCCCTCAACCCGGGATTCGTGAGCCGCATGGAACGGGGCCGGCCCTTCGTGCGGATCAAGCTTGCCATGAGCCTGGACGGGCGCACCGCCATGGCCTCGGGCGAAAGCCGATGGATTACCGGCGAGGCGGCCCGTCACGATGTGCAGCGATGGCGGGCCCGGGCAGGTGCGGTACTCACCGGCATTGGTACGGTGCGTGCCGACGACCCGGGTCTGGACGTGCGCGTCCCGGCGCAGGCCCTGGGGATCGGCGGCGAGGTTCGCCAACCACTGCGGGTGGTCCTGGACTCGCGCCTGGAGTGCCCGCCGGATGCACGACTGTTCAGCGCCGGGGGCCCGGTGCTGGTGCTGACCGGCGAGACGGATGCGGCACGATATCTCCCGCTGCAGGCCCGGGGTGCGGAGGTGTTGCCGGTGACCCTGGCCGGTCGGGGCGTGGACCTTTCTGGGGTCATGACCCTGCTGGCGAGGCGCGAGGTCAACGAGTTGCATGTGGAGGCAGGTCCCCGGCTATGCGGCGCATTGATGGAAGCGGGGCTGGTGGACGAACTGGTGATCTACATGGCCCCGCACCTGATGGGCAGTACCGCCCGGAGCCTCGTGGAACTCGGGGTGGAGACCATGGACGAGCGCATCGCACTGGAGATCGGGGACATCCGCGCCGTGGGCGAGGACTGGCGCATCACCGCGCGGCCGATGAGGACATCTTAA
- the ribH gene encoding 6,7-dimethyl-8-ribityllumazine synthase has translation MNSIKTIEGDFTGAAGGRYGIVLARFNSFIVERLLEGAVDTLRRHGVKDKDLTIVRTPGAYELPLAARAMAMSGRYDGIIALGCVIRGATPHFDYVAGECAKGLASVSMEQGLPVSFGVLTTDTIEQAVERAGTKAGNKGVDAAMGALEMVSLMKRLKA, from the coding sequence ATGAACTCGATCAAGACAATTGAAGGTGACTTCACTGGCGCGGCCGGGGGGCGTTACGGCATCGTGCTGGCACGTTTCAACAGCTTCATCGTGGAACGCCTGCTGGAAGGGGCGGTGGACACATTGCGGCGTCACGGGGTGAAGGACAAGGACCTCACGATCGTGCGCACGCCCGGTGCCTATGAACTTCCCCTGGCGGCCCGGGCCATGGCCATGTCGGGCAGGTACGACGGCATCATCGCGCTGGGTTGCGTAATCCGCGGGGCCACCCCGCACTTCGATTACGTGGCCGGCGAATGCGCCAAGGGTCTGGCATCGGTATCCATGGAGCAGGGCCTGCCGGTGTCCTTTGGCGTGCTCACCACCGACACCATCGAACAGGCCGTGGAGCGCGCGGGCACCAAGGCGGGCAACAAGGGCGTGGACGCCGCCATGGGGGCCCTGGAGATGGTGAGCCTGATGAAACGCCTGAAGGCCTGA
- a CDS encoding diguanylate cyclase → MVLPSSDVEQAERHGACLVVILGDRLGARLELEPDQSAMVIGRGTDADFQIASLSISRRHCRIVPHDGRYWIEDLQSTNHTFVNEKPIDKYQLRDGDRVRIGNSVLKFLAAGNIESSYLSEMHQNALRDELTGLYNRRYAMGLLSDEISRCRHEEKATLALAIIDVDRFKEINDRIGHLAGDAVLKQITQVLNKRVRSGDTLARIGGEEFAVIMPNTTLAGAHEACERLRIAVERHGFRLENGQPLEVTISIGLADWQDGMAELGDLMRTADHHLYEAKSTGRNRLRAPDPAT, encoded by the coding sequence TTGGTCCTGCCGTCATCCGACGTGGAGCAGGCGGAGCGCCATGGCGCCTGCCTGGTCGTGATCCTCGGCGACCGGCTGGGCGCGCGCCTGGAACTGGAACCGGATCAGAGCGCGATGGTGATCGGGCGCGGCACGGACGCCGATTTTCAGATTGCCTCTCTCAGTATCTCGCGCAGGCACTGCCGCATTGTCCCCCACGACGGCCGATACTGGATCGAGGATCTGCAATCCACCAACCACACCTTTGTCAACGAGAAGCCCATCGACAAGTATCAACTGCGCGACGGTGACAGGGTGCGCATCGGCAATTCAGTACTCAAGTTTCTCGCCGCGGGCAACATTGAATCCAGTTACCTGTCAGAGATGCATCAGAACGCCCTTCGCGACGAACTGACCGGTCTGTACAACCGCCGTTACGCGATGGGTCTTCTGTCCGACGAGATCTCGCGTTGCAGGCACGAGGAAAAAGCAACACTGGCGCTGGCGATCATTGATGTTGACCGCTTCAAGGAGATCAATGACAGGATCGGGCACCTGGCCGGGGATGCCGTGCTCAAGCAGATCACCCAGGTGCTGAACAAGCGCGTGCGCTCGGGCGATACGCTTGCCCGCATCGGTGGAGAGGAGTTTGCGGTCATCATGCCGAACACGACGCTGGCCGGCGCGCACGAAGCCTGTGAGCGTTTGCGCATCGCCGTCGAGAGACACGGGTTCCGACTCGAGAACGGGCAACCGCTGGAGGTGACCATCAGTATCGGCCTGGCCGACTGGCAGGACGGCATGGCCGAACTCGGCGACCTCATGCGCACCGCCGACCATCATCTCTACGAGGCCAAGAGCACGGGCCGCAACCGTCTGCGAGCGCCCGATCCGGCGACCTGA
- the ribBA gene encoding bifunctional 3,4-dihydroxy-2-butanone-4-phosphate synthase/GTP cyclohydrolase II codes for MPFNSTEEIIEDLRQGRMVVIVDDEDRENEGDLLMVASMVRPEDINFMARYGRGLICLTLTRERCRQLNLPLMVTDTNDQHGTNFTVSVEAADGVTTGISAYDRAHTIRTAVAPNARSSDLVQPGHVFPLMAQPGGVLVRAGHTEAGCDFARLAGFEPAAAIVEILNEDGTMARRPDLERFAQEHGLKIGTIENLIRYRIENEKSVEVVAETPFPTEMGEFRLVAFEDMIAREVHLALVMGDIRGETPTLVRVHVEHTLCDSLAYNGPQCGWPLRDALSRIAEAGTGVAVIIRKPESPRELVRRIREMALADRGEVTEHETEPAELRTHGVGAQILAELGVQKMRLLSAPKRFHGLGGFGLEVVEYVND; via the coding sequence ATGCCCTTCAACAGCACCGAAGAGATCATCGAGGACCTGCGCCAGGGGCGCATGGTGGTCATCGTGGACGACGAAGACCGCGAAAATGAAGGCGATCTGCTCATGGTCGCCTCCATGGTGCGCCCGGAGGACATCAATTTCATGGCCCGTTACGGGCGCGGGCTGATCTGCCTGACACTGACCCGTGAGCGCTGCCGGCAACTGAATCTCCCCCTGATGGTCACCGACACCAACGATCAGCACGGCACCAACTTCACCGTTTCCGTCGAGGCGGCCGACGGGGTGACGACGGGCATCTCTGCCTACGATCGTGCCCACACCATCCGCACGGCAGTCGCCCCCAATGCGCGGTCCTCTGACCTGGTGCAACCGGGACACGTGTTCCCGCTCATGGCTCAGCCCGGCGGCGTGCTGGTGCGCGCGGGCCACACCGAAGCGGGCTGCGACTTTGCGCGTCTGGCGGGCTTCGAGCCGGCGGCGGCCATTGTCGAGATTCTCAACGAGGACGGTACGATGGCGCGGCGTCCGGATCTGGAGAGATTTGCGCAGGAGCATGGTCTCAAGATCGGCACCATCGAGAATCTGATCCGCTACCGCATCGAGAATGAGAAGAGCGTGGAGGTCGTGGCGGAGACGCCCTTCCCGACGGAAATGGGTGAGTTCAGGCTGGTGGCCTTCGAGGACATGATCGCCCGGGAGGTGCATCTTGCCCTGGTCATGGGCGACATTCGGGGTGAGACACCCACACTGGTGCGTGTTCACGTGGAGCACACGTTGTGCGATTCGCTGGCCTACAACGGACCCCAGTGCGGGTGGCCCTTGCGCGATGCGCTGTCGCGCATCGCCGAGGCGGGCACCGGCGTGGCCGTGATCATCCGCAAGCCGGAGTCACCGCGGGAACTGGTGCGCCGCATCCGGGAGATGGCCCTGGCCGACCGGGGAGAGGTCACGGAACACGAAACCGAGCCAGCGGAACTGCGCACGCATGGTGTCGGCGCACAGATTCTCGCCGAACTGGGTGTGCAGAAGATGCGGCTGCTCTCCGCACCGAAGCGCTTCCACGGGCTGGGTGGCTTCGGACTGGAGGTCGTGGAGTATGTGAATGACTGA
- the nusB gene encoding transcription antitermination factor NusB gives MSSAEARRLSHARRQARRVAMQALYQWQMTGYEPKDILLQYRDDPELEKADREYFRDLLLGVTDEVTDLDELLTPHMDRAVEQLDPVERAILRLATFELKERMDIPYRVVINEAVELTRKFGATDAYKYVNGVLDKLRRELREI, from the coding sequence TTGAGCTCAGCGGAGGCACGTCGACTCAGTCATGCACGTCGGCAGGCCCGGCGTGTGGCCATGCAGGCACTGTACCAATGGCAGATGACCGGCTACGAGCCCAAGGACATCCTCCTGCAGTATCGGGATGATCCGGAGCTGGAGAAGGCGGACAGGGAATACTTCCGGGATCTGCTCCTCGGCGTTACGGACGAGGTGACGGATCTGGATGAACTGCTCACGCCCCATATGGACCGGGCGGTGGAGCAGCTTGACCCGGTGGAGCGGGCGATCCTTCGGCTGGCCACCTTCGAACTCAAGGAGCGCATGGACATTCCCTATCGGGTGGTGATCAACGAGGCCGTCGAGTTGACCAGGAAGTTCGGCGCCACCGATGCGTACAAGTATGTCAACGGTGTGCTCGACAAGCTCAGGCGGGAACTGCGCGAGATATAG